TGCTTATAAGTAAATCACATCAAACCAAACCTTTTCAATCAAAACTACATTGAAAAGCATACCAGCAGAGGGTCctgaaacaacctctctaccctacaaaggtaggggtaaggtttgcgtacatcctaccctttcagaacccacttgtgggattacactaggtttgttgttgttgttattgaaaAGCAACCAATATCAAAATATTAGTTAATACTTTTTATCTTCTAGTGGTAAAGAATGTAACACTAACTCTATTGTGCAAGAACATTAATAAAGGGTTTACCCTGTGCTCTACAGCTAGTGCCCCGGAGGGGAGTCGGCAACAACAAAAGGTGCTTCTCAAAAACGTTTTTAAGACAAAGAAGATCTATAGATTATACCTTCTATACTAGTTTTCTACAGCAGGCAGAGAAAATGACCACTTTCAATGTGGAACCAGATTGGAATCTCTGAGTGGTATCTTTCAGCTCAAACCTTGCAACTTAAATCTTGGGGAACCAATTACAGTTTCCCTTTAATGCAGTGTTGTCAAAGGCacgcttaagccctgaagcgaggctcaaaacatGTTGAGCGCTTTGCCTCGCTTTATGTGCGCTTCAGTGTgatcatcaaggttctaaggcaaacGTTTCCTTGGCAATGTGCCTCTTTTGAAGAAGttacactaaacaattgatatttcactttatcgtacttttttttcaatttcttggtcatgtcattcatgtttataattactggtcttggactaaacatatatatttgtatctttttctccctttgcaccttttttcattaaagcccacacTTTATTTGTGCTCTGCGCTTAAAGCCCTAAtggaccttagagcttttttgcttttttcgcctttgataacactgctTTAATGATATTGTTATAGGTCATCATAATCCACTAAAAAGAAAACGGCCCATGATACAGAATTAACTGcatacacaacaacaacatcccccgtgaaatcccacaagtgggggaTTAACTGCATACACTTTTTTTCAAGCTTAGATAAGCTTGATATTAAATATTTCCTACCTAGGTAGCCGTTAATAAGTATTCCCCATGTAATAAGAACTTTCtttaataaataacaaaagggCCAATGTAATAAGCACTTAAAATCATAAAGTATGATGAATGAGATAATAGCATCAAAATAGGTAGGTTATGCATCTTACTTTAACATAATCAGCGTGCCCTGGGCAATCGACATGAGCATAGTGTCTTTTAGCCGTCTCATACTCCACATGGGCCTATAATACATCAGTTCCagtgtcaaaaaaaaaaagtgcgTCAACACAAATGGTATAACATCCCTACCGTAGCGATAGTAAttcctctctttttctcttcagGGGCtttatcaatttcatcaaaagcAACAGCCTTTGCCTTTCCTTCTTCTGCTAGGACCTAGGCAAGGGACAGGTTCTTCTCGTGTCACAGATTGATTAGATAACTGAATGCGATCACAAACAAAGGAAAGCAAAATAACAAATACCAAGACTAACCAACCTTACCTTTGTAATTGCGGCTGTTAGAGTAGTCTTTCCATGATCAACATGGCCAATAGTTCCCACGTTAACATGAGGTTTTCTGCAGTAACCCAAAAGATGTTATTAGATGAGAACAAAAATCAGATGTGAAATTTTcaatacaacttagcatagtcaaCTGAGAGCAGAAATATAGGCCTACGTAGAGAGGAATCGATATTTAGGAGTGATTCATAAATTTGTTAATTGTTTGATTGACAATTTGGCATTTCTCCTTGATATATTTCCATCCAACCAGTAAAGAGAAACCCGAAAATCTCCATACTTCAGGAACAATATATTCTGTTCGATTTGAACTTCATTTTATTCTAACAATTCTTCTCTATTCGAACTTCATTTTATCCTACCACAACACAGTTTTACCTTTAAAAGGCAGTTTTTATAAATGCGTAACATTACAAATCTCTAAATAAATTCATCTTACCTAGATCATCAACAAGCAAATTATTAAAATGATTGCTCGCATACtataatcaatcaatcaactacacCTCAAACCGAAGCTATCCAACAATCATCTATATACATTCTTCTCTATTCAAACTTCATTTTCTCCTAACACAACACAGTTTTGCCTTTTTTAAAAAGCGGTTTTTATAAATGCGTAACATTACAAATCTCCAAACAATAAAAATTTCATCTTACCTGGATCAACAAGCAAATTATTAAAATGAGTGCTCGCATAATCTACTCAATCAATCAGCTACACCACAAACCGAAGCTATCCAACAATCATCTATATACATTCTTCTCTATTCGAACTTCCTTTTATCCTAACACACCacagtttttcttttaaaaaaaagacgGTTTTTATAAATGCCTATCATTACAAATCTCTAAGCAAATAAAGATTTCATCTTACCTGGATCAACAACCAAATTATTAAAATGAATGATCACATACTCTGACGAATCAATCAACCACACCTCAACTACCACAACATAGATTTTGCCTTTTAACAAAACGATTTTCATAAATGCGAATCATTACACTGATATAAAAATctctaaaaaaaacaaaaaattcaatcttaCGTTCGAGTGAAGGTAGCCATAGATCTCCACCATGGGTGTTTACAAAATGCGGGAGTTTCATTTGCATTTATGATTTCGGAGAGTGAAAATTGAGTGGGTAATGATCCTCTACAACAGGAGGAGTATAATTGAGGTGAAACTGCAAGCAATCGCTTCGAATTTGAGCTTCTGAAAGCAACTGACGCCATTGAAGAAGACGGAGGGCTGAGAAAAAtgaagggtttagggtttaaGGGAGAGTGAAATGACGACGTTGTGAATGAATTCAATGGATATTATGGGGCGGGTATAGTTAAATGGAGCTCCATTTGTTGGGGCGAAGTGCACAAATATCCGCTTTTTGAGGCGCCGTTAAAATGGTATTTTTGGGTTATTATTTAAATCGTttgatgtatataattaaattCGAACTCGGTGAATTTAATTGTATTTAGGCATAAAAATTAAGTTTAAGAATGAAAAGTGTGTTGGATGTGAATTAAGCTCATACCGACTCTAGCACAAATTATGTTGTTTTTGTATAAGTTCGCAGAAGattcaatttcaaattcaaactaATACATGTCTCGATATATAAAGACTAAAGAATTGCTTGGTGAATTAACTATTATATTAAAGATATTCGAATCTAATTTTCAACGCATCAAAGTATGTATAAAAATTTAAGTCATACTCGAATAGAGTGTATGAGTAATTGATTTTGAGATCAGACAGTGTATAAAAAATTTACAAGTTTAGTTcactttcaaaataaatttaaacacAAGCGtctgaaatttaaaaaaaatcttgtttGAAGTTGGGAGGCCACGTAAATGCTTGAACATCAAACACATATGATTGAAATTGATGTATTTTTGCATGAACTTAGGTACATATGGTTGAAGTTTAGATATTTATGTCATATTTCATTCACTTATGACTGAACAAAATATAACGGAAAGTCATTTCGCATATTAagtataaaatatactaataactTTATATGACAAAAGGTATATTAGTGTTTTTTGTATGATAAACTTTAAGTTAAATGACTTTTATGCGATAAAAAACAGAGAAGGATATTTTGTATGTAACAAACTCAAAATTAGATGATCACCAATAAAATTTACTCATTATACTAAAAGTAAATTATCAGTATTAAAACTTCATGACCTCAAATTTAAActcttaaattaatttaattgtgaAATAAATGGTCGATACTCAATGCATAAAAATCAACATACATTGTTGATCATAGAGATTCTCAATCAACATATCAAACTGTAGTATGTGTTTATGTAGCTATTGGGTAAATAATGTTTTATGTGGCCGAGGTAGTAATAATTTTATAGGAAAAGAAAGCGATGGAATACATTATTGTAGTAGCCAAAACGGCGGATTCCCCTGCTACATTACAATACCTTGCTCCTTATTATACAAGAGCAACTCTAACCgaatattttatgtattgtaAACAATGCACTTTAAACATTTATGATGATATCTCCAAACAGATACAAGCATATCATTAAATGTCTTTTCCATTATAAAGACCATCCAATCATGAAGCTTATTCTggagatattttttatttgcctttatgctttttaaaaagaatcactatattaaattttaatttagattaaaaaaatataaccgCCTTATCAATAGTTGAAActcaatcaatatatatatatatatatatatcatatccaACACCAAAAGTGAGATATTCTCTGCATAACTTTGGGCCACCCTCACCCCACCTATATCCCCCAAAGAACCTGATTCCACtgctttttatttatttattattattattattctggTAACGTATGGATATAATTATTTGCATAATTTAACAACTAATTATGCTTTCGTAAATCGTAACAGTAATTGTCTTTGTCTTTTTCTTTAAAGGGTAAACATGAGAAAGACACGAATATGATCCATGATAGGCCACTAATTAACAAGAATCAtaatttgttgaattttttttatatatatacatatatatatatatatatatatatatttctacatttacttttttatatttttaattctcTTAAAAAAGAATTACTTCCGTCACTCATCGAACTCATACCATCAATGGTATGAACAACTTATGACATATTTGAGGacataatttcaaaaaaatattcttttttaagaATTAAGGGTAAAAGTGTTGTTATTACGTTACAGTAGATCATGAATTTGAGATATGAAAGTAGCTTCTTGCAGAAATGCATGATAAGACTAATCCTTATGATCTGAAATGCATGATAAGACTATATACCATCAACCTTTATGGTCTACTCCTTCTCTGGATCTGACGCATAATAAAAGTTTAATCCATTGAACTATACCTTTTTTTCCCTCTTAATGGCATATATTATATCCTATGAGGAATATCCATAGACTAATTAGTCTTTTCCACATAATATGAGTGTCACATGTTGGTTACTGTACAAAGGAACAATATTAATTACTTAATAATCATTAATCTCCTCTTATTAATATGCTCTCATCCAAGCTCTTTCTTCTCAACAATATTCTCAACTCACAAATATCTAATATTTGCCTACAATCAAAATGGCAAAGAACTCCAAAGATTCCCAATATAAAAGGATTTTCAAGTTGGATAATAGAAAGAAACAAAGCCAAAATTCAGATGAAGTGACAGGgaaatcaaaatcaaccatggcTTCTACAGGATCAAACATGGTACTTATAGACTACAATCATACTCCAGGAAAAGTTCATCAAAAGCAGgaaattaaaggtgagttttggGAATGTTGATCTTTATTCATGCATTTCAATATTATTTAGTTATTGCTATCATCTCATGTAGTTGAGGGTACTTTTGGAACCAGTCTCTCTATTTTCACGACGTAGGAGtaaagtctgcgtacactttatttTCTTCAGACTCTACTTGTGAAATTTCactgaatatgttattattgttgttgtagtattGTCATCATGTTGTGTGTAGGAGGGGATGCAGAGTGTTAATAACAAGTTTatcataattcaattttttaagttCGGAATTTGTATATGTGTTTAAAAAAACCACTTAATAACTATGAACAATTTATTTTGATCCAATAGGTTAAACTCGAATTTGAACTCATATAGTTAAAATTCTGAATTTACTTTTAGCCATTGACTAAAAAGTCATGGATTCAAGCAACAAAAATAGCCTTTTCCGAAATCATGAGAAGTAATTAAGGTTGCATATATGATAGTCCTAATGTGATCAGATCCTTCTCCGAGTCTTGTCCATAACAAAAGCTTAATGCATTGTATGACCTTTTTAAATTGATTTAGTAGATGATTGTATTAGTGTATTTAATATGGATATTTTCCCTGTCCTTTCTTATATCATTCCTCAATCCAATaggtttgatcttgaagaatTTGACTCATTTTTTgattgaacaaaacttacaaaaaaataatcctgTATGAGTTGATATTATTCCATTCACAATCCTTCTAGAAactaaaggaaaaaaatatttctggATATTCCTCAATGTTCTGGCATGTAACTCTGTTCATGTACGTGGAGTTaaaaaaaagtctaaaattaaaataaaataaaaaagtggcTAAAGTCTCTCTAATGATGGTATATACtccttttgtttcaatttatattatgtAGTTTGACTAGGTATGgagtttaagaaataaataatttttaaatttgtgaTATAAAATTAGTCATAAATGGTTCTGTGACcataaatcatctcattaagagtaaaataaactttttaaagttaaattgttactaaatatagaaatgtgtcaTTGTTTTTAGACTAACTGAAAAAAGAAAGTGTATCATACAAATTGAGATAGAGAGAATAATATATATTGCGCTTAAGGTCTTTTAAAACTTGATTTTATCAATGTCTGATCTGTTATAAAATTTAAGGAGTAAGGTAATAATGAAAGTCTCATCGATCTTCCTATTTCTTCCGATATGTTACTCCGTCGGCAAAAAGCGAATATCAGAATTTATacttatttgtatttatgaatgattaatcTTTGAATGTTGACTTTTCTTCTAACATTTTCTAATAGGTAACAAGTCAattgacaacaataataatgataaatactTTTCTGGTTATATTAATCGAGTGAAGAACAAGAtgagaacaacaacaacaaattttGATATGGTTGATGATGGTGGTGGTGCTAGAAGGTCTACAACAAGAACAGATAGTTTTAATGATACAATTTCTCATTACATTAATCGCGCAAAGCTCAAGATTAGAACTACAACAATTGTTAGGCGTAGTGATCATAAATAATGTATcgttttataatatatataagtatTGTATTGATGTTATcggaataatatttaaatagacTCTAACGTTTGTTTTTGTTGATAGTATTTTTCTTGTTCAGTTTGACTGGATTATGTTGTATAATCACATAGTTGAATTCAAATGTTGAAGTTGATGAGTTTCTACACTGACTTTTAATTAATGaaccataataattaaatttacaGTCAAATATTTACAAATACTGTATATTTAAAAGGATCTggaccaaaaaataaaaagataactACAAACAAGATACTAGTAAACCCGGGTAGCAAGAGAAATGTAATGTATTGCATGCTTGACCatagtttttgaaaaatatattttattttttaaaaaggaataaTATAAAACGtgatttattttcataatttcttaaaaatataaataacaattATTAGTTATTAGTTGTCTTACAATTAGTTATAAATATTCATCGATGCCTCTTCTTGATTTCCTCCTTTCCAGAAAAATAGCAAAAATAGAAGATTTTCTAATGTATTTAATGCTATACTTACATACCATGTGGTGGAACGTTGAGAGTGCGTTAAATAAAGAATTGCGTAgataaaattataattgaaatcataatttatagatttttttataaaatataaaaatttaaaataaatcttaaaattttatgacttaattgtgaatattattcattttttttctgaaatactattttattttatttgataaatactttcaatatctatgatcaattAAATCCACGTGTTAAAATAGGATTCACTCAACAGACACTACATGTTAGTACCAAATACCAATCATGTGTCCTGTAAAGGTGTGTCGTAATTATAAGGCTTAAGTCATCGAAATCAATTAAAATTGTCTGCATATTTCATACAttctttctaatttatttttgaattgttATTATGGGTTCAATGTCATATGTTCTTTTTTTGATTAGTTACTATGTCATGTCATTTGCAAGTGTATGACATACATTctctatttttaattaattgtcaaaaaatattcaataggTATATTTTTTGACTAATGAAGATATTCAATTAAATAAGTAAAGAATAAAgtattcaaataaaatatgtgGATAACTTTAAATGAACATTCATAAATTAAGcctaattaattataatatggGCCTAGAACATAAATAAGACAACTAATACTTAATAAATACAGTAGGTGAAAAA
This Solanum dulcamara chromosome 8, daSolDulc1.2, whole genome shotgun sequence DNA region includes the following protein-coding sequences:
- the LOC129900543 gene encoding uncharacterized protein LOC129900543, which gives rise to MAKNSKDSQYKRIFKLDNRKKQSQNSDEVTGKSKSTMASTGSNMVLIDYNHTPGKVHQKQEIKGNKSIDNNNNDKYFSGYINRVKNKMRTTTTNFDMVDDGGGARRSTTRTDSFNDTISHYINRAKLKIRTTTIVRRSDHK